A genomic stretch from Vulpes lagopus strain Blue_001 chromosome 11, ASM1834538v1, whole genome shotgun sequence includes:
- the PIK3CG gene encoding phosphatidylinositol 4,5-bisphosphate 3-kinase catalytic subunit gamma isoform gives MEPQGREPRVVLREDRRRRRRMKARGPAAGLPSMELIPIEFVLPTSQRGSKAPETALLHVAGHGNVEQMKAQVWLRALETSAAADFYQRLGPDHFVLLYQKKGQWYEIYDRYQVVQTLDCLRYWQLLRRSPGQVHVVQRRAPSAATRAFQRQLTALIGYDVTDVSNVHDNELEFTRRRLVTPRMLEVAGRDPRLYAMHPWVTSKPLPDYLRKRIPNNCVFIVIHRGTTSQTVKVSADDTPGAILRGFFAKMAKKKALMGIPEGQSERDFVLRVCGRDEYLVGDTPLQNFQWVRQCLKNGEEMHLVLDAPPDPALDEVRKEEWPLVDDCTGATGYHEQLTIHGKDHESVFTVSLWDCDRRFRVKIRGIDIPVLPRHADLTVFVEANIQHGQQVLCQRRTSPKLFAEEVLWNVWLEFSIKIKDLPRGALLNLQVYCSKAPTPAAKASADAPGPGSEARGKAQLLYYVNLLLIDHRFLLRRGEYVLHMWQISGKGEDQGSFNADKLTSATNPDKENSMSISILLDNYCHPIALPKHRPTPDPEADRVRAEMPNQLRKQLEAIIATDPLNPLTAEDKELLWHFRYESLKHPKAYPKLFSSVKWGQQEIVAKTYQLLARREVWDQSALDVGLTMQLLDCNFSDENVRAIAVQKLESLEDDDVLHYLLQLVQAVKFEPYHDSALARFLLKRGLRNKRIGHFLFWFLRSEIAQSRHYQQRFAVLLEAYLRGCGTAMLHDFTQQVQVIEMLQKVTIDIKSLSAEKYDVSSQVISQLKQKLENLQNLNLPESFRVPYDPGLKAGALVIEKCKVMASKKKPLWLEFKCADPTALSNETIGIIFKHGDDLRQDMLILQILRIMESIWETESLDLYLLPYGCISTGDKIGMIEIVKDATTIAKIQQSTVGNTGAFKDEVLNHWLKEKCAIEEKFQAAVERFVYSCAGYCVATFVLGIGDRHNDNIMITETGNLFHIDFGHILGNYKSFLGINKERVPFVLTPDFLFVMGTSGKKTSLHFQKFQDVCVKAYLALRHHTNLLIILFSMMLMTGMPQLTSKEDIEYIRDALTVGKNEEEAKKYFLDQIEVCRDKGWTVQFNWFLHLVLGIKQGEKHSA, from the exons ATGGAGCCGCAGGGCCGTGAGCCGCGCGTGGTGCTGAGGGAggaccgccgccgccgccggaggaTGAAGGCGCGCGGCCCCGCGGCCGGCCTGCCGTCCATGGAGCTCATCCCCATCGAGTTCGTGCTGCCCACCAGCCAGCGCGGCAGCAAGGCCCCCGAGACGGCGCTGCTGCACGTGGCGGGCCACGGCAACGTGGAGCAGATGAAGGCGCAGGTGTGGCTGCGCGCGCTGGAGACGAGCGCGGCGGCCGACTTCTACCAGCGCCTCGGGCCCGACCACTTCGTGCTGCTCTACCAGAAGAAGGGCCAGTGGTACGAGATCTACGACCGCTACCAGGTGGTGCAGACGCTCGACTGCCTGCGCTACTGGCAGCTGCTGCGCCGCAGCCCCGGCCAGGTCCACGTGGTGCAGCGGCGCGCGCCCTCCGCCGCCACGCGCGCCTTCCAGCGGCAGCTCACGGCGCTCATCGGCTACGACGTCACCGACGTCAGCAACGTGCACGACAACGAGCTGGAGTTCACGCGCCGCCGCCTGGTCACGCCGCGCATGCTCGAGGTGGCCGGCCGCGACCCCCGGCTCTACGCCATGCACCCGTGGGTGACGTCCAAGCCGCTGCCCGACTACCTGCGGAAGAGGATCCCCAACAACTGCGTCTTCATCGTCATCCACCGCGGCACCACCAGCCAGACGGTCAAGGTGTCGGCCGACGACACGCCGGGCGCCATCCTCCGGGGCTTCTTCGCCAAGATGGCCAAGAAGAAGGCCCTGATGGGCATCCCCGAGGGCCAGAGCGAGCGGGACTTCGTGCTGCGCGTGTGCGGCCGCGACGAGTACCTGGTGGGGGACACGCCGCTGCAGAACTTCCAGTGGGTGAGGCAGTGCCTCAAGAACGGAGAGGAGATGCACCTGGTGCTCGACGCGCCTCCGGACCCGGCCCTGGACGAGGTGAGGAAGGAGGAGTGGCCGCTCGTGGACGACTGCACGGGGGCCACCGGCTACCACGAGCAGCTCACCATCCACGGCAAGGACCACGAGAGCGTGTTCACCGTGTCCCTGTGGGACTGCGACCGCAGGTTCAGGGTCAAAATCCGGGGCATCGACATCCCCGTGCTGCCCCGCCACGCCGACCTCACCGTCTTCGTGGAGGCCAACATCCAGCACGGGCAGCAGGTCCTCTGCCAGCGGAGGACCAGCCCCAAGCTCTTCGCGGAGGAGGTGCTCTGGAACGTGTGGCTGGAGTTCAGCATCAAGATCAAGGACCTGCCGCGGGGGGCCCTGCTGAACCTGCAGGTCTACTGCAGCAAGGCCCCCACGCCGGCCGCCAAGGCCTCGGCCGACGCGCCCGGCCCCGGGTCCGAGGCCAGGGGCAAAGCTCAGCTCCTCTACTACGTGAACCTGCTGCTCATAGACCACCGCTTCCTGCTGCGCCGCGGGGAGTACGTGCTCCACATGTGGCAGATCTCCGGGAAGGGCGAGGACCAGGGCAGCTTCAACGCCGACAAGCTCACGTCGGCCACCAACCCCGACAAGGAGAACTCCATGTCCATCTCCATCCTTCTGGACAATTACTGTCACCCCATAGCCTTGCCCAAGCATCGGCCCACCCCTGACCCCGAAGCGGACCGGGTTCGAGCAGAAATGCCCAACCAGCTTCGCAAGCAGCTGGAGGCGATCATAGCCACGGATCCACTTAACCCTCTCACGGCCGAGGACAAGGAATTGCTCTGGCATTTCCGATACGAAAGTCTCAAGCATCCAAAGGCCTATCCTAAGCTGTTTAGCTCCGTCAAATGGGGACAGCAAGAGATCGTGGCCAAAACATACCAGCTGTTGGCCAGACGGGAGGTCTGGGACCAAAGCGCTTTGGACGTGGGCTTAACCATGCAACTCCTGGACTGCAACTTTTCGGATGAGAACGTCAGAGCCATCGCAGTTCAGAAACTGGAGAGCTTGGAGGACGATGATGTCCTGCATTACCTGCTGCAGCTGGTCCAG GCTGTGAAATTTGAACCATATCATGACAGCGCCCTCGCCAGATTTCTGCTGAAGCGTGGCTTAAGA AACAAAAGAATTGGTCATTTCTTGTTTTGGTTCTTGAGAAGCGAGATAGCCCAGTCCAGGCACTACCAGCAGAGGTTTGCCGTGCTTCTGGAAGCCTATCTAAGGGGCTGCGGCACTGCCATGCTGCACGACTTCACTCAACAAGTTCAAGTGATTGAGATGCTACAGAAGGTCACCATTGATATCAAATCACTCTCTGCTGAAAAATACGATGTCAGTTCCCAAG TTATTTCACAACTTAAGCAAAAGCTTGAGAACCTGCAGAATTTGAATCTCCCAGAAAGCTTTCGAGTGCCGTAtgatcctggactgaaggcaggagcACTAGTG ATTGAAAAATGTAAAGTGATGGCCTCCAAGAAAAAGCCCCTATGGCTTGAGTTTAAATGTGCTGACCCTACAGCCCTATCGAATGAAACGATTGGGATCATCTTTAAACACGGGGACGATCTGCGCCAAGACATGCTGATTTTACAG ATTCTACGAATCATGGAATCCATTTGGGAGACGGAATCTTTGGATCTGTACCTCCTGCCATATGGTTGCATTTCAACTGGCGACAAAATAG GGATGATTGAGATCGTGAAAGATGCCACAACAATTGCCAAAATTCAGCAAAGCACAGTGGGCAACACAGGCGCATTCAAAGATGAAGTCCTGAATCACTGGCTCAAAGAAAAATGTGCTATTGAAGAAAAG TTTCAGGCAGCTGTGGAGAGATTTGTTTACTCCTGTGCTGGCTACTGTGTGGCTACCTTCGTCCTGGGAATAGGCGACAGGCACAATGACAATATTATGATCACAGAGACAG GAAATCTATTTCATATTGACTTTGGACACATTCTTGGGAATTACAAAAGTTTCCTGGGCATTAATAAAGAGAGAGTGCCATTTGTGCTAACCCCAGACTTCCTGTTTGTGATGGGAACTTCGGGAAAGAAGACAAGCCTACACTTCCAGAAATTTCAG